GTGGCAAAGCGGAACTTCATCTTGGCTGGTCCGCGGATTCCCAACGACGATCGTCCGGGAACAGGTTCCGATACGTAGTGCTGGAGCGCGGCTCGGCCATCATCTCCGCTACCGTGGATCTCCAGGCTTTGTAATGCTCGGTCGCTTTGTGTCGAAGGGGATCCTCTGGCGTGCGGTAGACTTCGACGAGCACAAAACGCTGCGGATCATCGCTTTGCTGAACGACGTCGAACCTGACGACTCC
The DNA window shown above is from Pseudomonadota bacterium and carries:
- a CDS encoding antibiotic biosynthesis monooxygenase; this encodes MLIVHVCVRVKPECTAAFSEATVANARASIQEPGVVRFDVVQQSDDPQRFVLVEVYRTPEDPLRHKATEHYKAWRSTVAEMMAEPRSSTTYRNLFPDDRRWESADQPR